The window gAATTCGAAAAAACATAATGAAACGATTCCTCAACATATATAATGTAATTAGATATCTCCGCATTAGATACCTTTGAGAGAGAGGTCGTTAATGGCGGATGAAACCAGATTTCTCcagtttttttgctttttgcttctccagaaatttttttttttttttcttaaatgtaaGAAGACGAGGTGGCTAAAATCGGACGTTTGAAACTCATTCTGGCTGAGCAAGTAGCCACGTTGCGCAATTATCCACCGTCAAATCGTTTCACTATCACTTAAccaaaaacgacgtcgttaaAGGAAATAAAACAGAAACCTAAATTGCTACTTGCTGCTACCCACCGTGTTGTTCCCTCTTCCGTCTCCGACGATTTCTTAGCATCTCCGGCGAATcgtcttctacttcttctccgGAGAATCAAAATCCAGATTTCTCTTACTTGCATCAGGTTTGTACCcatcatatacttttttttgcaTCTGTAGATTCTCAACCAAAACTTTCTTatgaacacacacacaccaaaaccTTGCTTCCCTATCAAAATCACTTGCTTTTGCTGCTTTGATTATGTTTTTGATAAGATAAGTTAGGATTGAGCTGAATCATTACAGTTATTGACTGGGTGATGTGAATTTTAATGATAACAGAGCTAAAGATTCTTGAGTTGGAAATCAAAAGATGCCTCACAGAACAAGGCCATTGAAGGGACTCTTACTTTTCACTGGAATTAACTTTCTCTTGGTGCAGACCATTACCCCTGTCTATGATTTTGTCTGCTTCTTGCCTTACTGGGAGAGAAGGGTGTGTTTTAGATTAAACTTGGAGACAATGatcactttttgttttcattctgTTTCTATATCCCCCAAGTGTGTAGTTTAACTCATCTGGTTTATGATCATGGTAACTAGTTCGGATACTTTGATAGGGCGATTTAAGCTTTAAAGGGCTCGAATCTCTTTTGTAGGCATATTTGTCCATCTAAAAATGCAAGCCTTTGAGAGCTATTGTTCAGTTCACATATAGTGTATTCATATGATGCTATTTGATGATTTGACTCAAGTAAACTGTTTTGTGGCCAAATTAGTTCTCGTGTCACTTATGATTTAAATACGAACTAGTTGTTGCACTAATAGCTGAAGACTGCGAGCTAACTTTTTAGATGATAGAAGGTTTTAGACGTTGCTTGG is drawn from Camelina sativa cultivar DH55 chromosome 8, Cs, whole genome shotgun sequence and contains these coding sequences:
- the LOC104708198 gene encoding uncharacterized protein LOC104708198 — protein: MPHRTRPLKGLLLFTGINFLLVQTITPVYDFVCFLPYWERRRERIRQEREAAAASLNSTNSTQKATQASVG